One window of Vicinamibacterales bacterium genomic DNA carries:
- a CDS encoding class I SAM-dependent methyltransferase — MAFTAFFPVDRLLELTYRAEQSHFWFRGFRQYMKPAIERATAGVPSPRILDCGCGTGSNLEMLRPYGRAFGFDLTNIGPAFAREHGHHVAQASIAQIPFAGAAFDLVTSFDVFQCLPDPVERDAIAEMSRVLKPGGWLLLHVAALEILHGRHSVLSEEVRRYTPSRLRMIVERGGFRIERLTFDHASLLPIMLPVRMWHRLSAGDGAVPAGEGEITVPAAPVNAALTALVSLEAIALRAVNMPIGSSLMCLAQKPR; from the coding sequence ATGGCGTTCACCGCCTTTTTCCCCGTGGATCGCTTACTCGAACTCACCTATCGCGCGGAGCAGTCGCACTTCTGGTTCCGCGGCTTCCGCCAATACATGAAGCCGGCGATCGAGCGCGCTACAGCCGGCGTGCCCTCGCCGCGCATCCTCGACTGCGGGTGCGGCACCGGATCCAACCTGGAGATGTTGCGCCCGTACGGCCGGGCCTTCGGGTTCGACCTGACCAACATCGGCCCGGCCTTCGCGCGCGAGCACGGCCACCACGTGGCGCAGGCCAGCATCGCGCAAATCCCGTTCGCCGGCGCGGCGTTCGATCTGGTGACGTCCTTCGACGTGTTCCAGTGCCTGCCGGATCCGGTTGAGCGGGACGCGATTGCCGAGATGTCCCGGGTCCTCAAGCCGGGCGGCTGGCTGCTGCTGCACGTGGCGGCGCTGGAGATTCTGCACGGCCGCCATTCGGTCCTGTCGGAAGAAGTCCGCCGCTACACGCCGTCGCGCCTGCGCATGATTGTCGAGCGGGGCGGCTTCCGGATCGAGCGGCTGACGTTCGACCACGCCAGCCTGCTCCCGATCATGTTGCCGGTCCGGATGTGGCATCGCCTGTCGGCGGGCGACGGGGCGGTGCCGGCAGGCGAGGGCGAGATCACGGTGCCCGCCGCGCCGGTCAACGCCGCGCTGACCGCCCTGGTGTCGCTCGAGGCCATCGCGCTGCGTGCCGTCAACATGCCCATCGGCAGCTCGCTGATGTGCCTGGCGCAGAAGCCGCGCTGA
- a CDS encoding aminotransferase class I/II-fold pyridoxal phosphate-dependent enzyme, which yields MSRIRSAKRVNAFADSVFGEMTRLANLHKAVNLSQGFPDFNAPSAVKEAACAAIRDDQNQYAPPYGTRELREAIAGDVASRQGIPVNADEQVTVCCGSTEAMMAVMMGCIDPGDEVIVFEPFYENYGPDAIMAGAQPKFVRLRQPDWSFDPDELARAFSNRTRAIVINSPNNPTGKVFSRAELQVIADLCQRWDVLAISDEIYERIVFDGQPHVSIASLPGMADRTVITSGLSKTYSVTGWRVGWAIAPAALTGGIRKIHDFLTVAAPTPFQDAGVVALSMPPASYVALAADYQAKRDLMLDILARHGFTSYRPGGAYYVIADVEKYGFDTDTEFAQYLVKEIGVATIPGSSFYIDPASAPKTVRFCFSKRTETLLEADRRLARLPVSAPYKA from the coding sequence ATGTCCAGGATTCGCAGTGCGAAGCGCGTCAACGCGTTTGCCGACTCGGTGTTCGGTGAGATGACGCGGCTGGCCAATCTCCACAAGGCCGTCAACCTGTCTCAGGGCTTCCCGGATTTCAATGCGCCATCCGCAGTGAAAGAGGCGGCCTGCGCGGCGATTCGGGACGACCAGAATCAGTATGCCCCCCCGTATGGCACGCGCGAGCTTCGCGAGGCCATTGCCGGCGACGTCGCCAGCCGCCAGGGCATCCCGGTGAATGCCGACGAGCAGGTCACGGTGTGCTGCGGCTCCACGGAAGCGATGATGGCCGTGATGATGGGCTGCATCGATCCGGGTGACGAAGTGATCGTGTTCGAGCCGTTCTACGAGAACTATGGCCCCGACGCCATCATGGCCGGGGCGCAGCCGAAGTTCGTCCGCCTGCGGCAGCCGGACTGGAGCTTCGACCCCGACGAGCTCGCCCGCGCCTTTTCCAATCGCACGCGCGCCATCGTCATCAACTCGCCCAACAACCCGACGGGCAAGGTGTTCTCGCGCGCCGAGTTGCAGGTGATCGCCGATCTCTGCCAGCGGTGGGACGTGCTGGCCATCTCCGACGAGATCTACGAACGCATCGTCTTCGACGGGCAGCCGCATGTGTCGATCGCGTCGCTCCCAGGGATGGCGGATCGTACCGTCATTACCAGCGGGTTGTCGAAGACCTACAGCGTGACCGGCTGGCGCGTCGGCTGGGCCATCGCGCCGGCCGCGCTCACCGGCGGCATCCGCAAGATCCACGACTTTCTCACCGTGGCCGCCCCGACGCCGTTCCAGGATGCCGGCGTGGTCGCATTGTCGATGCCGCCGGCGTCGTACGTGGCGCTCGCCGCCGACTACCAGGCCAAGCGCGACCTGATGCTCGACATCCTGGCGCGGCACGGCTTCACCAGCTACCGGCCAGGCGGTGCCTACTACGTGATCGCGGACGTCGAGAAATACGGATTCGACACCGACACCGAGTTCGCGCAATACCTGGTGAAAGAGATTGGTGTCGCCACCATCCCCGGCAGCAGCTTCTACATCGATCCGGCGTCGGCGCCGAAGACGGTCCGGTTCTGCTTCTCGAAGCGGACCGAGACGCTGCTCGAGGCCGATCGCCGCCTGGCCAGGCTGCCGGTCAGCGCACCTTATAAAGCCTGA
- a CDS encoding transglycosylase SLT domain-containing protein, translated as MKLTKFPVTARTKVPTVVLCLAVAAGAALAAQQPTAALRAAAGIPARLVPTAHPPVPHELSTMWFAPASQAPLSPVLANFVKGVRLLEDSDNAAAALPLVSSDALAKTPLADYARYYTGLALTKLERFEAADRVLATLVSSQIDGHLPEDAAFRQAEVREAQKDFKGAVAIYDTLVSRKLARPQLAWLKLGLAADDAGQPARSVEALQRVYYDYPTSAEADEAAAELDKLDVEVVADLVPKELARAEALFKVRRWTHARASYDGIKPFVTGAERDRLDLRLAACDIGLGRYREGHDRLKPLLDGPLGEEAGFHSLAAVRGLKLADEHVTRSRAFVARYPSSPFADEALNNLASALIIDDQDEQADAVFREVVEKYPAGRFAERAAWKAGWWAYRQGRFQEAIEFFDRGAAQFPRSDYRPSWLYWSGRAALQAGDAETGVSRLKLTATDYHNSYYGRLAVKALAGQRGGAIAPSLQRQAPAAPNAPTVPRIAMLLATGLNREAMNELQYAQRVWGDSPQLQATMALAHRRLGNVRAGINAMKRAYPQYLAAGGETLPNEILQVIFPLDYWPLLQKYSAQRGLDPYLVAALVAQESNFDPGVVSHANAYGLMQVMPATGRSLARKLGVRPFSTKRLTEAEVNVRLGTHFFADSIRKFGGVHFALAAYNAGNSRVAEWQRERPGMSQDEFIDDIPFPETQNYVKRILGTAEDYRYLYGSDRQR; from the coding sequence GTGAAGTTGACGAAGTTCCCGGTGACGGCTCGCACCAAGGTTCCCACGGTCGTGCTGTGCCTGGCGGTGGCGGCTGGCGCTGCACTCGCGGCGCAGCAGCCGACGGCCGCGCTGCGCGCGGCGGCGGGGATCCCGGCGCGCCTCGTGCCCACCGCCCATCCTCCGGTGCCTCACGAACTCTCCACTATGTGGTTCGCGCCCGCGTCTCAGGCGCCGCTCAGCCCGGTGCTGGCGAATTTCGTCAAGGGCGTCCGGCTGCTCGAAGACAGCGACAACGCCGCCGCCGCGTTGCCGCTGGTCAGTTCCGACGCGCTGGCCAAGACTCCGCTCGCCGACTACGCGCGTTACTACACGGGGCTCGCCTTGACGAAGCTCGAGCGCTTCGAGGCGGCGGATCGCGTGTTGGCCACGCTGGTCTCGAGCCAGATCGACGGCCACCTTCCGGAAGACGCGGCGTTTCGCCAGGCCGAAGTCCGAGAGGCGCAGAAAGACTTCAAGGGCGCCGTCGCCATCTACGACACGCTGGTCAGCCGCAAGCTGGCCCGGCCGCAGCTGGCGTGGCTCAAGCTTGGCCTCGCGGCCGACGACGCCGGCCAGCCGGCGCGATCGGTCGAGGCCCTGCAGCGCGTCTACTACGACTACCCGACCAGCGCCGAGGCCGACGAGGCGGCCGCCGAACTCGACAAGCTGGACGTCGAGGTCGTGGCGGACCTGGTCCCGAAGGAACTGGCTCGCGCCGAAGCGCTCTTCAAGGTGCGGCGGTGGACGCACGCGCGCGCGTCATACGACGGCATCAAGCCCTTTGTCACCGGCGCCGAACGCGACCGCCTCGACCTGCGGCTGGCGGCCTGCGACATCGGTCTCGGGCGCTACCGCGAGGGGCACGACCGCCTGAAGCCGCTGCTCGACGGACCGCTCGGCGAAGAGGCCGGCTTCCATAGCCTGGCCGCCGTCCGCGGCCTCAAACTCGCCGACGAGCACGTCACGCGGTCGCGTGCGTTCGTCGCCAGGTACCCATCCAGCCCGTTTGCCGATGAGGCCCTCAACAACCTCGCCTCGGCGTTGATCATCGACGATCAGGATGAGCAGGCGGATGCGGTGTTCCGGGAGGTGGTGGAGAAGTACCCGGCCGGCCGCTTCGCCGAGCGCGCGGCGTGGAAGGCCGGCTGGTGGGCGTACCGGCAGGGCCGCTTCCAGGAAGCGATCGAGTTCTTCGATCGTGGCGCCGCCCAGTTTCCGCGGTCCGACTACCGTCCATCGTGGCTTTACTGGAGCGGGCGCGCCGCCCTGCAAGCCGGTGATGCCGAGACCGGCGTGTCGCGCCTCAAACTGACCGCCACGGATTATCACAACTCGTACTACGGCCGCCTGGCCGTGAAAGCCCTCGCCGGCCAGCGTGGTGGCGCGATTGCGCCGTCGCTGCAACGCCAGGCGCCCGCGGCGCCGAACGCGCCCACCGTGCCGCGGATTGCGATGTTGCTCGCCACCGGCCTGAACCGCGAGGCGATGAACGAACTGCAGTACGCGCAGCGGGTGTGGGGCGACTCGCCGCAGTTGCAGGCCACCATGGCCCTGGCGCATCGCCGCCTGGGCAACGTGCGCGCCGGCATCAACGCCATGAAGCGCGCATATCCGCAGTACCTGGCGGCCGGCGGCGAGACGCTGCCCAACGAGATCCTGCAGGTGATCTTCCCGTTGGACTATTGGCCACTGCTGCAGAAGTACTCGGCGCAGCGCGGTCTCGACCCGTACCTGGTCGCGGCCCTGGTCGCCCAGGAATCCAACTTCGACCCGGGCGTGGTGTCGCACGCCAACGCGTATGGCCTGATGCAGGTGATGCCGGCCACCGGCCGCAGCCTGGCGCGGAAGCTGGGAGTGCGGCCGTTTTCGACCAAGCGGCTGACCGAGGCCGAGGTCAACGTGCGGCTGGGCACGCATTTCTTTGCCGACTCCATCCGCAAGTTCGGCGGCGTGCACTTCGCGCTGGCCGCCTACAACGCGGGCAACAGCCGCGTGGCGGAGTGGCAGCGCGAGCGGCCCGGCATGTCGCAAGACGAATTCATCGACGACATCCCGTTCCCCGAGACGCAGAACTACGTGAAGCGCATCCTTGGCACGGCCGAGGACTACCGCTACCTGTACGGCTCCGACCGCCAGCGCTGA
- a CDS encoding PIN domain nuclease, which translates to MVIVDTTVWIDYFNGTDNAETNWLELRLDQDRLGLTTIILSEILQGIRDEKTAVLVEADLLQFAIFEASSRTLAVQAARNYRTLRRRGKTVRKTIDVLIATFCIEEQHSLLHRDRDFDAFEELLGLSVVHA; encoded by the coding sequence ATGGTCATCGTCGATACCACCGTCTGGATCGACTATTTCAACGGCACCGACAATGCTGAGACGAACTGGCTCGAACTGCGCCTCGACCAGGATCGGCTGGGCCTGACCACCATCATCCTTTCGGAAATCCTGCAGGGCATCCGCGACGAGAAGACCGCGGTGCTCGTCGAAGCAGACCTCCTGCAGTTCGCGATCTTCGAGGCGTCGAGCCGGACGCTGGCGGTGCAAGCCGCCAGGAACTACCGCACGCTGCGCCGGCGCGGCAAGACCGTACGGAAGACCATCGACGTCCTGATTGCGACGTTCTGCATCGAGGAGCAGCACTCGCTGCTGCATCGGGATCGCGACTTCGACGCGTTCGAGGAGCTACTGGGGCTCTCGGTCGTTCACGCCTGA
- a CDS encoding type II toxin-antitoxin system VapB family antitoxin codes for MRTNIDIDDELMRQAMRSSEATTKRGVVEEALRLLIQTRSQGRVRRLRGKVAWEGDLNASRLQRIGK; via the coding sequence ATGCGTACCAATATCGACATCGACGACGAGTTGATGCGGCAGGCAATGCGAAGCAGCGAGGCCACGACCAAGCGGGGCGTGGTCGAGGAAGCGTTGCGCCTGTTGATCCAGACTCGCAGCCAGGGCCGCGTCCGCCGTTTGCGAGGCAAGGTGGCGTGGGAAGGGGATCTGAACGCCTCGCGGCTGCAGCGCATCGGCAAGTAG
- a CDS encoding tyrosine-type recombinase/integrase has translation MSVTVRPYVNGGWEVDIRVELPDGTIIRERKKASATGKGAAQRWAEARERVLLVNGKPKRATKEEVLETPALKEFAPRFVDGYAKANRLKPSGIAGKKSIFKSHLVPQLGDKRLDTISTEDVQRLKSALADRSAKTVNNILTTLSVMLKTAVEWGSIERVPCVIKLLPTPKSQASFHDFEEYERLVEATRSSLQDYLVVLLGGEAGLRCGEIMALEWTDVDLNKRQLCVARSDWKGHVTVPKGGRLRYVPLTKRLTEALKEARHLRGPRVLCETKGQPLTQKVVQVMMRRAARKANVKPGVHILRHTFCSHLAMRGAPARAIQELAGHSDLATTQRYMHLSPAALDAAIRLLETGGEFRGGIVEAAGKTS, from the coding sequence ATGAGCGTCACAGTCAGACCCTACGTGAACGGCGGATGGGAAGTCGACATACGCGTCGAGCTTCCGGACGGCACCATCATTCGCGAGCGGAAGAAAGCCTCAGCAACGGGCAAGGGCGCGGCCCAACGCTGGGCCGAAGCGCGCGAACGGGTGTTGCTGGTCAATGGCAAACCCAAGCGGGCCACGAAAGAGGAGGTGCTCGAGACACCAGCACTCAAGGAATTCGCGCCACGATTCGTGGACGGCTACGCAAAAGCCAATCGGTTGAAACCAAGCGGGATTGCGGGAAAGAAGTCGATCTTCAAGTCCCATCTGGTTCCGCAACTCGGCGACAAACGATTGGACACGATTTCGACCGAAGACGTGCAGCGGTTGAAGTCCGCTCTTGCGGATCGCTCGGCGAAGACCGTCAACAACATCCTGACGACCTTGAGCGTGATGCTGAAGACGGCCGTCGAGTGGGGCTCGATCGAACGCGTTCCGTGCGTGATCAAGTTGCTGCCGACACCGAAGAGCCAGGCGAGCTTCCATGACTTCGAGGAGTACGAACGACTCGTCGAAGCAACTCGCAGCAGTTTGCAGGATTACCTGGTCGTGCTGTTGGGCGGCGAGGCGGGCTTGCGATGCGGCGAAATCATGGCACTGGAGTGGACAGATGTTGACCTGAACAAACGGCAACTCTGTGTCGCGCGATCGGACTGGAAGGGGCACGTCACGGTACCGAAAGGTGGGCGGCTCAGGTATGTGCCTCTGACCAAGCGGTTAACAGAAGCCTTGAAGGAAGCGCGTCATCTACGCGGTCCTCGGGTGCTCTGCGAAACCAAAGGTCAGCCACTGACGCAGAAAGTGGTTCAGGTGATGATGCGCCGCGCGGCAAGGAAGGCGAACGTGAAGCCGGGTGTCCATATCCTGCGCCACACGTTCTGTTCGCATCTGGCGATGCGTGGGGCGCCGGCGAGGGCGATCCAGGAACTCGCGGGACATTCGGACTTGGCCACTACGCAGCGCTACATGCACCTGAGTCCGGCCGCGCTCGATGCGGCCATTCGGCTCTTGGAGACCGGCGGCGAATTCCGTGGAGGAATAGTGGAGGCGGCGGGAAAAACGAGCTGA
- a CDS encoding helix-turn-helix domain-containing protein produces the protein MTAWMRGQQPVLLTVDEAADLLRTTRRAIYAMIERRQLPGIVRIGRRVLFRAADLLDWLNQKSAPSQRSEQR, from the coding sequence ATGACGGCTTGGATGCGTGGCCAACAACCTGTGCTGCTCACGGTCGATGAAGCGGCCGACTTGCTACGGACAACCAGGCGCGCGATCTACGCCATGATCGAGCGCCGCCAATTGCCCGGCATCGTCCGCATCGGGCGCCGTGTGCTATTCCGCGCGGCTGATTTGCTAGACTGGCTCAATCAGAAGTCGGCGCCATCGCAAAGGAGTGAACAGCGATGA
- a CDS encoding GDSL-type esterase/lipase family protein codes for MANPFVLYLLIPNGALVAAICGAAIAVVQVSAGTSRRYATAVVFNLLAIASILVHAEVLLIYRFPEKVIENLYVIRQGYYFNRPLLNQVFSSPEFSVAYRTNGQGFRIGVGQEPSLWVDKVDWLVLGDSFTQGAQVEFEQLYSTKLNVRFPDKIVLNAGISGMGIAHEYNYFVDQGRKHSPDIVILQVGSFNDFMNVEANMASFTDRLMEHSAFTRFLLHDWRYGDSAELPLGRWTEPFYPDVQGNRDYNIFYNDASPSRTRDLEAFRKYLKLLKSAVTEAGGTLLVALLPTKEQVSDDSFNEVTSSFKIAPTSLDMRRPNELMAALTKELDCEFVDLLPAFKSAPGDLFFRLDEHLTPLGHSVVASAIGEFIQKRHGAPSSVLMSREFTGDRYPSPSGDGDLVAYQSVRAGSSELFVSTPDFTGARRLTSNSIDESHPMLSSDNSRIVFTEGAAESQRTKVVIMSLDGSSRKVITAGQTEFGAIPRFSPSNLKLAYAGWGTDSSGNLTNPQIMVLDLLTGSTKAITDSRRESWRPVFAPDESSIVYISKDNAFDLFSYDLNTGTETRLTTTPFDEWDPQFAPDGQRIVYAARVDGNWDLFVLDLETGQDTRLTRTKGDEWDPAFSANGRSLLFAGKFGFLEAIFQRELHPVGDILKMHSKP; via the coding sequence GTGGCCAATCCGTTCGTTCTTTATCTCCTGATCCCGAATGGCGCATTGGTGGCGGCGATCTGTGGCGCGGCAATCGCCGTCGTCCAAGTCTCAGCTGGGACATCGCGAAGGTACGCGACGGCGGTGGTGTTCAATCTTCTAGCAATAGCATCGATACTAGTCCACGCGGAAGTGTTGTTGATCTACCGCTTTCCCGAGAAGGTCATCGAAAACCTTTATGTCATTCGACAGGGCTACTACTTCAACAGGCCGCTCTTGAACCAGGTGTTCAGTAGCCCGGAGTTCTCGGTCGCATATCGCACAAACGGGCAGGGGTTCAGGATCGGCGTTGGACAAGAGCCCTCACTGTGGGTTGACAAGGTCGACTGGCTGGTCCTAGGCGACTCCTTTACCCAAGGCGCTCAGGTGGAGTTTGAGCAGTTGTACTCCACCAAGCTAAACGTGAGGTTCCCCGACAAGATCGTCCTGAACGCCGGCATCAGTGGGATGGGGATCGCTCATGAATACAACTACTTCGTTGACCAGGGCCGTAAACATTCCCCTGACATCGTGATTCTTCAAGTGGGCAGCTTCAATGACTTTATGAATGTTGAAGCGAATATGGCGAGTTTTACAGATCGCCTAATGGAGCACTCGGCATTCACAAGATTCTTGTTGCACGACTGGAGATACGGCGATTCGGCGGAGTTGCCCCTTGGCCGCTGGACCGAACCCTTTTATCCAGATGTCCAAGGCAACCGTGACTACAACATCTTCTATAACGACGCGTCGCCTTCGCGCACCCGCGATCTGGAGGCCTTTCGGAAATATCTGAAGCTGTTGAAATCCGCCGTCACCGAAGCGGGGGGCACTCTTTTGGTAGCACTCTTGCCGACCAAAGAGCAGGTGTCAGACGATTCTTTCAACGAAGTGACAAGCAGCTTCAAGATTGCCCCGACATCTCTAGACATGCGCCGGCCGAATGAGCTTATGGCCGCGCTGACGAAGGAGTTGGATTGTGAATTTGTCGACCTCTTGCCCGCATTCAAGAGTGCACCCGGCGACCTTTTCTTTCGCCTCGATGAGCATCTGACCCCTCTAGGACACTCCGTGGTTGCCAGTGCTATTGGCGAGTTCATACAGAAACGGCACGGAGCGCCTTCGAGCGTCTTGATGAGCCGGGAGTTCACTGGCGACCGCTATCCTTCGCCATCTGGAGACGGCGATCTGGTCGCGTACCAGTCGGTTCGTGCCGGCAGCTCTGAGCTGTTCGTTTCGACGCCGGACTTTACTGGAGCGAGGAGGCTGACATCGAACAGTATTGATGAGTCCCATCCGATGCTATCGAGCGATAACTCGCGAATCGTGTTCACCGAAGGTGCGGCGGAATCACAGCGAACGAAAGTCGTGATCATGAGCCTCGACGGATCATCGCGAAAGGTGATTACGGCCGGCCAGACCGAGTTTGGCGCCATTCCGCGATTTTCACCGTCAAACCTGAAGCTGGCATATGCGGGTTGGGGCACTGATTCTTCGGGCAACCTAACGAATCCACAGATCATGGTCCTCGATTTACTGACTGGTTCGACGAAGGCAATCACCGACTCTCGGCGTGAGAGCTGGAGACCGGTGTTCGCTCCTGACGAATCTTCGATTGTCTACATTTCGAAAGACAACGCGTTCGACCTCTTTTCCTATGACCTAAACACCGGTACAGAGACTCGGCTCACGACGACTCCATTCGACGAGTGGGACCCGCAGTTCGCTCCTGATGGGCAGCGGATTGTCTACGCGGCTCGCGTTGACGGTAATTGGGACCTGTTCGTGTTGGACCTAGAGACGGGACAAGACACGCGGCTTACCAGAACGAAAGGCGACGAATGGGATCCTGCCTTTTCGGCCAATGGACGTTCTCTGCTTTTTGCAGGTAAGTTTGGCTTTCTGGAGGCAATTTTTCAACGGGAGCTGCATCCAGTTGGCGACATTCTGAAAATGCACAGCAAGCCTTAG
- the hxsC gene encoding His-Xaa-Ser system radical SAM maturase HxsC has protein sequence MAALVGTEDLSGYLAVISEEGGPRSLSVPLVHGVSIAHLDDRDIVHINRRGYVRTVIRNQSVSNSLFATDRCNSLCLMCSQPPRETDDRAKVAELTRIVGLMDPATKELGITGGEPTLLGEGLLEIIATCKARLPNTALHILSNGRRFWYSSYARKLAAVEHPDLMVGIPVYSDIDSLHDYVVQAKGAFDETIIGLQNLARFDVPVEIRVVIQRHTAPRLPELAEFIYRNLTFASHVAFMGLEITGFAKANLDQLWIPPEDYRVGLEAAVTRLATAGLNVSIYNHPLCSLPESLWSFSRQSISDWKNEFPPECEPCEVRPSCGGFFAWNLNHPQACKVRPVTTESLRSTAS, from the coding sequence ATGGCAGCTTTGGTTGGAACCGAAGACCTGAGCGGCTACCTGGCGGTTATTTCGGAAGAAGGCGGCCCGCGATCGCTGTCTGTGCCGCTCGTGCACGGTGTCTCCATCGCGCATCTCGACGACCGCGACATTGTTCATATCAATCGGCGTGGTTACGTCCGAACGGTAATCAGGAACCAGTCCGTCTCGAATTCGCTGTTCGCGACCGATCGCTGCAATAGCCTTTGCCTCATGTGCTCGCAGCCTCCTCGAGAAACTGACGATCGAGCTAAGGTGGCGGAGCTGACGCGCATCGTTGGCCTAATGGATCCCGCGACAAAAGAGCTCGGCATAACAGGCGGCGAGCCCACTCTATTGGGTGAAGGCCTCCTGGAGATAATTGCCACTTGTAAGGCTCGGTTGCCCAATACGGCGCTGCACATTCTGTCTAATGGACGCCGGTTCTGGTATTCCTCCTACGCGCGCAAACTGGCCGCTGTCGAACACCCCGATCTTATGGTCGGGATACCGGTCTATTCAGACATCGATTCCTTGCATGACTATGTCGTACAGGCAAAGGGAGCGTTTGACGAGACGATTATCGGCCTGCAGAACCTGGCGCGATTTGACGTGCCCGTCGAAATCAGGGTGGTCATTCAACGCCATACCGCCCCGCGCTTGCCAGAGCTTGCCGAGTTCATCTATCGGAATCTGACATTCGCGTCGCATGTGGCTTTCATGGGATTGGAGATCACCGGTTTCGCGAAAGCAAACTTGGACCAGCTGTGGATACCGCCGGAGGACTATCGGGTCGGACTCGAAGCTGCTGTGACTCGTCTGGCGACGGCGGGGTTGAACGTGTCCATTTACAATCATCCACTCTGCAGTTTGCCGGAATCCCTGTGGTCTTTCAGCCGGCAGTCAATCTCGGACTGGAAGAACGAGTTCCCGCCGGAATGCGAGCCCTGCGAAGTCAGACCGTCCTGCGGGGGATTCTTTGCATGGAACTTGAATCATCCGCAGGCTTGTAAGGTACGACCCGTGACAACCGAATCACTCCGCTCCACCGCTTCTTAG
- the hxsB gene encoding His-Xaa-Ser system radical SAM maturase HxsB, whose product MKPAFFRPLELFESATSYRLLPFRFHRQDDCVLLTNEVGEFEFVDNAEFSSLVARKLERGDTYNSLKAKHFLSDGDVRVPLELLATKVRTKREFLSGFTRLHIFVVSLRCDHTCPYCQVSRVTQDRNRFDMSVDTANKAIDWVFSSPAPEMKVEFQGGEPTLNWPLVEHIVVAVEARAALETRHIDFVLATNLSALDDRVLAFCREHRIHLSTSLDGPMDLHNANRPRPGRDSYERFKTNLSRARAELGHDQVSALMTTTPASLGRVKEIIDEYVSLSFDSIFLRPISPYGFAKRTGLDHSYGAQTFLAFYREGLEYIIELNRRGVPFIEAYAQIILRKILTPFSVGYVDLQNPAALGTGVVVYNYDGDVYASDEARMLAEMGDKSFRLGGVSDRYEDVMSSPRLQRWAESSCLEAMPGCSECAYLPYCGSDPVQNWATQGDTVGHRPTSEFCARQTGLFEYFFDVLRNGDEFTRKLFLAWASM is encoded by the coding sequence ATGAAGCCTGCGTTTTTCCGCCCGCTGGAACTATTTGAGAGCGCTACGAGTTACCGACTGCTGCCGTTTCGATTTCATAGACAGGATGACTGCGTTCTACTGACTAATGAAGTCGGGGAGTTTGAGTTTGTTGACAATGCCGAGTTCTCGAGCCTAGTAGCACGCAAGCTCGAGAGGGGAGACACCTACAATTCGCTGAAAGCGAAGCACTTTCTTTCTGATGGCGATGTACGGGTCCCGTTGGAACTCCTAGCCACTAAAGTGCGGACAAAGCGAGAATTCCTTTCCGGTTTCACTCGCCTTCATATCTTCGTCGTTTCGCTTCGGTGCGATCACACCTGTCCTTATTGTCAAGTGTCGAGGGTGACGCAAGACCGCAACCGATTCGACATGTCCGTTGACACCGCTAACAAGGCGATCGACTGGGTGTTTAGTTCGCCTGCCCCAGAAATGAAGGTCGAATTCCAAGGCGGAGAGCCCACTTTGAATTGGCCTCTCGTTGAGCACATCGTGGTCGCTGTTGAGGCGAGGGCCGCGCTCGAGACACGTCACATTGATTTCGTGCTCGCGACCAACCTCTCCGCTTTGGATGATCGCGTCCTGGCGTTTTGTCGGGAACATCGCATCCATTTGTCGACGTCTCTCGATGGCCCCATGGACCTTCACAACGCGAATCGTCCGCGGCCTGGCCGAGACAGTTACGAGCGCTTCAAGACGAACTTGAGTCGCGCGCGCGCGGAGCTCGGTCATGACCAAGTGTCCGCACTGATGACGACGACTCCCGCGTCTCTGGGACGAGTCAAAGAAATCATCGACGAGTACGTGTCGCTGTCTTTTGACTCGATATTTCTGAGGCCGATTAGTCCTTATGGGTTCGCGAAGCGCACGGGCCTGGACCACTCATACGGCGCTCAGACGTTCCTGGCATTCTATCGAGAAGGTCTGGAATACATCATTGAACTCAACCGTCGGGGCGTGCCGTTTATCGAAGCCTACGCGCAGATTATTCTCCGCAAGATCCTCACCCCATTTTCGGTCGGATACGTCGATTTGCAGAACCCGGCGGCACTAGGGACGGGCGTCGTTGTCTACAACTACGACGGCGATGTCTACGCCTCTGACGAGGCTCGCATGCTTGCTGAGATGGGAGATAAGTCATTTCGTTTGGGCGGGGTGTCAGATCGGTACGAGGATGTGATGAGCTCGCCGCGCTTACAGCGTTGGGCCGAATCATCTTGCTTGGAGGCGATGCCAGGATGTTCAGAGTGCGCCTATTTGCCCTACTGTGGTTCCGACCCTGTCCAGAATTGGGCGACCCAGGGCGATACCGTTGGGCATCGGCCAACGAGCGAGTTCTGCGCCAGACAGACAGGCCTCTTTGAGTATTTCTTCGATGTGTTGCGCAACGGTGACGAGTTCACGCGCAAGTTGTTCTTGGCGTGGGCCTCGATGTAG